The DNA segment AAACAATGGCAAAATATCATCCAATTGTTTTTCCAATGCTCTTCGGTTCACATACAAAATAACTCCAATATCCTTATTTTTAGCATATGCAGTAACCGCTTCCATATCTAAAGGTCCCTTGGATCTTTTGGGATCTAAAGTAACCGTAGTTGCGTCTGATTCGTTTTTCATTTCGTCTCCATACCAACCGGCATCAAACATAATATACTGCATATGATGAGAAGCCACAAAATCAATAGCGGCGTATGCGCCTTGAGTTGTCAATGTAGTCTCCCGTAGTACTTTACCTGGTACAATCCAAGATTCATCTGCTAAGGCAGAAGGAGAATTCAGATTTTGAATTATATAGTTTTGTTCTAACAATTTTCCATAGCTATCACCTGTCATTATCACTCTCCATGGCGACTGAAAAGGTAGCTTCTTATGTACCTTAGACCCTTCACTTCTCTCTGCCAAAATAGCGCCAGTGATCGTATCCTGCTTGTGATCTAACATTTTACCATCAAGCGTTGACAATATGCTATATTCCGACTCCCCTCTATTAAAACTTAAACGAGCATAATCTACTAAAGCAGCCTCTGCCAACGCTACTTTTACATGACTACCCATTTCAATAAGTAAAGGACGCTCACAACCCTTTTTCAATTGAGACAAGGGTATTTTTTTATATTCCCCTTGAGCTGTCAATACACCAGGTGCACGCTCGGGTGTTGACCATACAGGATAATCCTCTTCAAAGGTATAATTAATTTTCTCATCCAATCCGATTTCCCTCACTCCTCCTTGTTCAGGAATCTCATAAGCAAACGCTATCCCCTCATTATAAGCTCGTAAAATAACATTCAATTTAGCTGATACACTCTCTAAATATACCTTTAGCTCATTGTATTTATTGGGAATCGTGCAACGCTCACTAAAACTGGATGTCCAGTAATTATCTTCACTGGATTTCTCCACAGCCATTATCTTGAAAGGTTTACTAAAATCAAGTTCTGGAGACACAATACTGAATTGTGAAGGAGATATAATAACTTCACCTTTATACTTAATTTGAAATTGAAACCCTAGCCCTTCATCATTAAAAGGCATCATATATATTTCATTTATCTCATTGGGCGAGCTTAATGATACTTTCTTATGAACTTTGCCTGTTAATATTTGCACACAAGCCAAAAATACAATCAAAACAAATAATCGCATCCTATTTTTTTTATTTAGTTAAATCTCCAAGTTTTTTCAGCTCACCTATCATGATCAGTTAAGAATATAAAAATATCATCTAAACCAAAAAGACAATAGGGAGACCGTTGCATATTTCATCATAAATGTTGTAAACCTCAAATACAACAACTTCATTATTTAACCTGACAATAATGGGATATCGGTAAGCTTTACTAGATTAAACCCGAACAATTCTAACAAAACGCATTACGAATTAAAGTTACTGCCCATCAAGTTGCCAACTTAATCTATAAATCACAGCCTAAAAAATCCATCATTACACAGAACTAAAAAACCTGACACAATACTTATGCATCAGGTTTTAAGATTTAAATATATATTTAAAATATATTCAAATTACAGTTAATTATCATATCTATTCTTCGGCATCCGGAGTAACAAGAACAAAGTTATCAGGAATACTAAAAGGAAGGAACCAATTTTCAGGATCACTTAATTTTTGTTCCAGCATTGCAGCTGTTCCAGCATCACCAGAGGCTGTAAATTTTGAAGCTACCGCTTTAGCAATAATACTAGCATCACTAAAATTGCGCGAAGCTCTCACCAAGTCGCCATACCTATTTCCCTCAAAGGCTGTTTCAAGCGCAGCCTCTTCAAGAATAATAGACCGCACTTGGTTGATAGAATCCGCAAGAGTTAATGAACCATTACCTTCAATAGCACGAGGAGCCATTCCCACACGTCCTCTAATACCAAGATTACCACCAGTTTGCAAACCACCAGAACTAGTTGTTACATATTTACTTTGATCAAAATTCAGAAAATCCTGTGCATTACCTATAAATCTAGTAGCCCCAACAGTCACTGAGTCATCAAAAACACCATTATTAATCACAGCCAAGGCATGAGCAGGATATCCAGCAGCATTAATAGCCTCCGCATATTTTAAATAAACATGAGCGGCCCTTGTATACATGAAATAATCATACTGATATTTTTTGATCCATGTCTCATCTCCTTCCTCATCATAAGAACCTAATACTCTATTATCACCTTGTTCAAAGGCTAAATCTTCATAATATTTATATTGCACACTCCAATTAGACACACTTGCTATTGACGCCTTTACCTCGGTGACCAAGGTCTCATAAGCCGTGTTATATTGTCTATAATCATCATCATATTTGGTCAATGAAATATACTCATAAGAACCAGGGGTTTCCTCTTCAAAAATATTGATCCAATTATTGGTAGAAACTGAATAGTTACCATTTTTGCCACTATATTCAATACCGTAAGTCTGCGTTAAATTATACAATCCTCCACCAGCATTCACATAGTAATCCAGGAACTGTTTGTAATAGGTTGCGGCCATGATATAATCACCACTCCACAAATACAAATCTCCCAGAAGAAGGTCATTTTTGGGAATCTCTGCACTCACTCCGATATCAGAAACAGTTTCGATATTCGAATAAGGAAGCAAATTATTTATTAAACTATCAAGTCCTTGGTTGAAAGTCAACACAGGATATTCATCATTTAAATCCTCAGTACTCTCAACAGGTTCTAACATATAAGGTAACTTGCCATAGTTAGTTAATATTTGAAACTGGGCCCAAGTACGAACACGCAATATTGAAACATAATACGGCAACAACTCATTTTCATAAGCTACCGTATCCATACCTTGCAGGGCAAAATTACAGTTATTCACTATAGAGAATAAATTTGTTGGATTCACATAACTATTATTTTCAGAAATATCATGTAGATTAATTTTTCTCAATTCATCTTTTGCACCTGTGGCCACATCCATCAAATCGGCACGAAGTTCACCTAAAACAACATATTGTTCCACGGCATCCTGCATTTGTGACAACACACCAAATAAAGCAGAACGGGCTTCAATTTTATCATCACCCAAGTAATCCTCGGTCAATAATACCTCTTCTGGATCCACATCCAACATATCATCACATGAAATCAAAGCACACGATGCAATAAGGAAGCCGTATAATATTAAAATATATTTTTTCATTATCATAAAAATTTGAAGTTATTTATACATTACAATCCAATTTTCACTCCTAAAAATATAGAAGTAAACTGAGGGGTTAAACCAGCATCAATACCTTGTTGGTAACTAACACCAGACATACTCACTTCCGGATCATAACCTAAATAATCGGTAATGGTAAACAGATTATTAGCTGTTACACTAAACGAAATATCTTTGGCAAAACTCTTAAAAATATCTGGACTATATGAAACACTCAATGTTTTTAAGCGAATATATGAGCCATCCTCAATCCATCGATCAGAAAAGCGAGCATTACCTGTTGGATCACCATACTCCGCACGTGGAATGGTAGTTTGTTGTCCTTCAACCTGCCAACGGTTGGCCACTGCTAAGCTTTGATTGGCAAAGCTACTCATGGATTCTGTTTCTCTTCGTAAAGCATTATAGATGTCATTACCTTGGCTAAAAGTAAACACAGCCGATAATGATATATTTTTATAGGTAAATGTATTATAAAACATACCAGTAAAATCAGGGTTAGGATCTCCTATAACCTGCATATCCGCCTCGTCAATTACCTTATTACCATCTACATCCATAAACTTCACATCTCCTGCCATAAATGGTTGATTAAAACCTTCATAATCTACCCACGACAAAGCATTCTGGTCGGCTTCATTTTGAGTGGAATAAATACCCGCTGTTTTATATCCATAAAATAAACCAACAGGACTTCCCTCCTTATTGATAACTGTTGCTCCAACTCCATCAATATCAATCACATTTGAGTTACCTGGTAATGAAACAATCTCATTTTTATATTTGGAAATATTTCCACCTACATCCCATTTAAAATCTTTATTATTGATCAGTCTGGCATTCAAAGAAAGGTCAAAACCTTTATTGTTCATTTCTCCTTCATTGCTTAAATAATCATCATAACCATAAACAGGATTAACAGATGTGTAATTAAGCAGTTTATCGGTTACATTTTTATAGAAATCCACGTTAACATGAAGTCTTTCGTTAAACAGACCAAGATCCAATCCAACATTCGCTTTCGTTGTTTTTTCCCACTGCAATGAAGTATTTGCCAAGTTACCACTTATTAAGCCTGTACCTTCAGAATAACGTGTCGACACAAAATAAGAGTAGGCATTATAGTTTCCAATTGCATCATTTCCGGTAAGACCATAGCTGGCGCGTAATTTAAGTTGATTTAGAAAACCCAGATTTTTCATAAAGTTTTCTGATGAGATCAACCAGGCAGCACCCAAACTAGGAAAATAACCAAAGCGATTACCATTATCTCCTTTACCGAAACGAGAAGAACCTTCATAAGACATGCTGGCATTCAAAAAATATTTTCCCTGATATCCATAATTCACATTAGAATATAAGGATGCATATTTCCAATTCCCAATACTTCCTAAAGAAATATAAGTGGCTTTATCTCCACTTTGAAGAGAGGTAAACTCATCGTCACTGGAGTTACCACTTTGAGAATAAGAATTTTCATAGTTATTCACATTATATCTGGCCCCCAAATTAAAACCAAATTTATGCTTCAGGGCATTTACCTTATAACTTAAACGCGAATCGTTATAGATAGAAAAATAACGTTCAACACGCGTTCCCGAGGATCGGTATAATATATCTCCATAGGTATTTTCTCCAGTTGTAACACCGTTGTTCGGAAAGAAAACGTCATCACGATTATATACATAATTAGATCCAATGATAGAGCTTAGCTTCAATCTATTTGTAAAATCATAACCCAACTTAAAATTACCATACAATTTATAGTTGGTATTTTCATTTTCCACTTCCTCGGTTAATACGCTCGGATTGGTGTAGCCTGAAATGGGATCCACATCCTCATAGATGTCTGTAACAAAACCATCATTTCCTATAACGGTAGGAGCTAATATTGGAGCTTTTATAAGTGCTGTATATATGGGAGAAGTACGTCCCAGTATACCATCATCCGACAACTTGTTTTTTTGATAGCTCACAGCCATATTTGTTTGAATAGAGAATTTCTCAGTAACAGTAGACTCTGAGTTAAAGCGAGTTGAAAAGCGCTGCGATGAAGTATTGGATACAATACCACTATTGTCCATAAAACCAATAGAAAGTCCATACTTAGCTATTTCATCACCTCCAGTTACTCGAAAGAAATAATCTTGTGTATAGCTATCCTCAAAAACTTCTTTTTGCCAGTCAGTATTATTATGATACCTCTGATAATCCTCGAAAGCAGTATTTTCATTTAAATAAGGTAATTGCGATAATTCACTATCGCTATACATTCCAGAACCATTGATTTGATTGACCAGGTAATTTTTATAATCACTGGCTTCCATCATAGGAATATTTGAAGGTGACATATTCAAACCTCCTTGCAGCGAAAAATCAATCTTTGTAGTAACCTCTTTTGCTCGGGTGGTTTCAATAATGATAACCCCATTGGCAGCCTTTGAACCGTAGAGTGAAGTTGCATCTTTAATAACTGTAATATTTGCAATGTCCTTGGGGTTTAAATCTACCAGAGGATCGTATGTATATCCCTGGAT comes from the Saccharicrinis fermentans DSM 9555 = JCM 21142 genome and includes:
- a CDS encoding glycoside hydrolase family 97 protein, whose amino-acid sequence is MRLFVLIVFLACVQILTGKVHKKVSLSSPNEINEIYMMPFNDEGLGFQFQIKYKGEVIISPSQFSIVSPELDFSKPFKIMAVEKSSEDNYWTSSFSERCTIPNKYNELKVYLESVSAKLNVILRAYNEGIAFAYEIPEQGGVREIGLDEKINYTFEEDYPVWSTPERAPGVLTAQGEYKKIPLSQLKKGCERPLLIEMGSHVKVALAEAALVDYARLSFNRGESEYSILSTLDGKMLDHKQDTITGAILAERSEGSKVHKKLPFQSPWRVIMTGDSYGKLLEQNYIIQNLNSPSALADESWIVPGKVLRETTLTTQGAYAAIDFVASHHMQYIMFDAGWYGDEMKNESDATTVTLDPKRSKGPLDMEAVTAYAKNKDIGVILYVNRRALEKQLDDILPLFKKWGVAGIKFGFVRVGDQDATAWLHEAIKKAAQYQLIVDVHDEYRPTGVSRTYPNLLTQEGIAGDETTVSNEHTLISMFTRLLAGAADNTVCYYNKRVEKMGSHASQLAKTVCIFSPLQFLYWYDKAPAAPVKNDGLWGDTRTIGNEPELAFFNSVPTTWDETKVIVGEIGKIAVIARRKGKDWYMGGINGNQERALSLDFSFLEDGTSYSAKLYTDDEKAVTRTQVAIKELELQSIDSMELEIKANSGFAMHIVEK
- a CDS encoding RagB/SusD family nutrient uptake outer membrane protein; translated protein: MKKYILILYGFLIASCALISCDDMLDVDPEEVLLTEDYLGDDKIEARSALFGVLSQMQDAVEQYVVLGELRADLMDVATGAKDELRKINLHDISENNSYVNPTNLFSIVNNCNFALQGMDTVAYENELLPYYVSILRVRTWAQFQILTNYGKLPYMLEPVESTEDLNDEYPVLTFNQGLDSLINNLLPYSNIETVSDIGVSAEIPKNDLLLGDLYLWSGDYIMAATYYKQFLDYYVNAGGGLYNLTQTYGIEYSGKNGNYSVSTNNWINIFEEETPGSYEYISLTKYDDDYRQYNTAYETLVTEVKASIASVSNWSVQYKYYEDLAFEQGDNRVLGSYDEEGDETWIKKYQYDYFMYTRAAHVYLKYAEAINAAGYPAHALAVINNGVFDDSVTVGATRFIGNAQDFLNFDQSKYVTTSSGGLQTGGNLGIRGRVGMAPRAIEGNGSLTLADSINQVRSIILEEAALETAFEGNRYGDLVRASRNFSDASIIAKAVASKFTASGDAGTAAMLEQKLSDPENWFLPFSIPDNFVLVTPDAEE
- a CDS encoding SusC/RagA family TonB-linked outer membrane protein is translated as MNNIFVIKLRHIYTLVIFMFCISLLGLDAQEVNVLKVTGKVIDAASGEPVVGANVSVSAFSSTFTGEEGDFSIDVPNYTATLMVEAPFYGYLEVALKGRMELEIYLYEEGFKTNYGEVVMPVGKQSNTSVTNAISTVSGDVENSARTMANYMKGDVSGMRILDRSGTPGVGSNMFIRGYNSLLASGQPLIIIDGMILENNIFSSSLIQGYTYDPLVDLNPKDIANITVIKDATSLYGSKAANGVIIIETTRAKEVTTKIDFSLQGGLNMSPSNIPMMEASDYKNYLVNQINGSGMYSDSELSQLPYLNENTAFEDYQRYHNNTDWQKEVFEDSYTQDYFFRVTGGDEIAKYGLSIGFMDNSGIVSNTSSQRFSTRFNSESTVTEKFSIQTNMAVSYQKNKLSDDGILGRTSPIYTALIKAPILAPTVIGNDGFVTDIYEDVDPISGYTNPSVLTEEVENENTNYKLYGNFKLGYDFTNRLKLSSIIGSNYVYNRDDVFFPNNGVTTGENTYGDILYRSSGTRVERYFSIYNDSRLSYKVNALKHKFGFNLGARYNVNNYENSYSQSGNSSDDEFTSLQSGDKATYISLGSIGNWKYASLYSNVNYGYQGKYFLNASMSYEGSSRFGKGDNGNRFGYFPSLGAAWLISSENFMKNLGFLNQLKLRASYGLTGNDAIGNYNAYSYFVSTRYSEGTGLISGNLANTSLQWEKTTKANVGLDLGLFNERLHVNVDFYKNVTDKLLNYTSVNPVYGYDDYLSNEGEMNNKGFDLSLNARLINNKDFKWDVGGNISKYKNEIVSLPGNSNVIDIDGVGATVINKEGSPVGLFYGYKTAGIYSTQNEADQNALSWVDYEGFNQPFMAGDVKFMDVDGNKVIDEADMQVIGDPNPDFTGMFYNTFTYKNISLSAVFTFSQGNDIYNALRRETESMSSFANQSLAVANRWQVEGQQTTIPRAEYGDPTGNARFSDRWIEDGSYIRLKTLSVSYSPDIFKSFAKDISFSVTANNLFTITDYLGYDPEVSMSGVSYQQGIDAGLTPQFTSIFLGVKIGL